From the genome of Flavobacterium ovatum, one region includes:
- a CDS encoding sulfatase-like hydrolase/transferase produces the protein MQQHLRLNEYKVLLYRLILAYFFYFIARVLFYFYNADLLRVESVSDFVSLCYYGMTFDTTAILYVNLLFIVFSVLPIFKNTNQGYQKFLFYLYFSTNLLAYATNFVDFIYYKYTFARTTSVVWEVLKHETNKNTLLFSFIFDYWHVVALFVLCTISWIYLYKRVSVRTFKPHKLLHYFGFSTAGFLLVILLVIGGIRGGDFKKSTRPINLLDASRHVKNIVHSDLVLNTPFALIRTLFSNGFVKQHYAGVTPELTEQVVQPVKEYHNNPKTKPNVVLFILESYGREYIGAFNKDVNIPNYKSHAPFLDSLAQHSLIFNNAYANGRQSIHGMSSVLAGIPAFKDAFTSSPYPKQKIESIVSTLEGEGYDTSFFHGAANGSMGFLGFSNILGIDHYYGRTEYNDDSEFDGFWGIWDEPFLQFMKKTLDTKKKPFFATVFTVSSHEPYIIPEKYNNKFKEGDVPIHKCAEYTDYALKRFFDEAKKEAWFSNTIFVLVADHCNQIFYDEFSKPINRFAVPIMIYQPNSKYVGVDTDLAQQIDIYPTILDMIGYEKPFRSWGRSLLDKKSSTPFVINSTGTIYQFIRGNYICTFDGQKVLGFYDKNDLALKNNLIKSRNPEMNAIELNCKAFIQDYMNRVVDKNLDTKR, from the coding sequence ATGCAACAACATTTGCGCTTAAATGAATACAAAGTCTTATTATACAGACTTATTCTTGCTTATTTTTTTTACTTCATTGCTCGAGTTCTGTTTTATTTTTATAATGCAGATTTACTAAGAGTAGAGTCGGTTTCAGATTTCGTGTCTCTTTGTTACTATGGGATGACCTTTGATACTACGGCTATTTTGTATGTGAATTTACTATTTATAGTTTTTTCGGTTTTACCAATTTTTAAAAACACAAATCAAGGATACCAAAAATTTCTTTTTTACCTCTATTTTTCGACCAATTTACTAGCATATGCCACTAATTTTGTGGATTTTATCTATTATAAATACACATTTGCAAGAACAACAAGTGTGGTTTGGGAAGTATTGAAACACGAGACTAATAAAAATACGTTACTCTTTAGTTTTATTTTTGATTATTGGCATGTGGTAGCATTATTTGTCTTATGTACCATTTCATGGATTTACTTGTATAAAAGAGTAAGTGTTAGAACCTTTAAACCACATAAATTACTACACTATTTTGGGTTCTCAACTGCTGGATTTTTATTGGTGATTTTATTAGTAATTGGCGGGATAAGAGGAGGCGATTTTAAAAAATCGACTCGTCCTATTAATCTTTTGGACGCCAGTCGACATGTGAAGAATATAGTGCATTCTGACCTAGTTCTAAATACACCATTTGCATTAATTCGTACTTTGTTTAGTAATGGGTTTGTAAAGCAACATTATGCAGGAGTAACTCCGGAATTGACTGAACAAGTTGTTCAGCCTGTCAAGGAGTACCATAATAATCCAAAAACAAAGCCTAATGTAGTACTTTTTATTTTGGAGAGTTATGGGAGAGAATATATAGGAGCTTTTAACAAAGATGTTAATATACCTAATTATAAGAGTCATGCTCCTTTTTTGGATTCCTTGGCACAACATAGTTTAATTTTTAACAATGCTTACGCAAATGGACGTCAGTCTATTCACGGAATGTCGTCAGTTTTAGCGGGTATTCCAGCTTTTAAAGACGCTTTTACTTCATCGCCTTATCCTAAACAGAAAATAGAATCTATTGTCTCTACACTTGAAGGAGAAGGATATGATACTTCCTTTTTTCATGGTGCGGCCAATGGTTCGATGGGGTTTTTAGGCTTTAGTAATATCTTAGGAATCGATCATTACTATGGACGAACGGAATACAATGATGATTCGGAATTTGATGGTTTTTGGGGAATTTGGGACGAACCCTTTTTGCAGTTTATGAAAAAGACTTTGGATACCAAGAAAAAGCCGTTTTTTGCTACGGTTTTCACGGTTTCTTCACATGAACCTTATATTATTCCAGAAAAATATAATAACAAATTTAAAGAAGGTGATGTGCCTATTCATAAATGTGCTGAATATACAGATTATGCTTTGAAACGATTTTTTGATGAAGCGAAGAAAGAAGCTTGGTTTTCAAATACCATATTTGTACTAGTTGCGGATCATTGTAATCAAATTTTTTATGATGAATTCAGTAAGCCAATTAACCGATTTGCAGTACCTATTATGATTTACCAGCCCAATAGTAAATATGTGGGTGTCGATACTGATTTGGCTCAGCAAATTGATATTTACCCAACAATATTAGATATGATAGGTTACGAAAAACCATTTAGAAGTTGGGGTAGAAGTTTATTAGATAAAAAATCAAGTACTCCATTTGTAATAAATTCAACGGGAACAATTTATCAGTTCATTAGAGGTAATTATATTTGTACCTTTGATGGACAAAAAGTATTGGGTTTTTATGATAAAAATGATTTAGCACTTAAAAATAATTTAATAAAATCCAGAAATCCAGAAATGAATGCCATCGAACTCAATTGCAAAGCATTTATTCAAGATTATATGAACAGAGTGGTTGATAAAAATTTAGATACTAAAAGATAA
- a CDS encoding DMT family transporter — translation MQSANIKSYLILHLIVFIWGFTAVLGALMTIEASVIVWYRMLLASGFLGLYIYYKKMTFRIPFNVFLKLTFVGLLIALHWILFFQAIQVSNVSITLSIFSLGAFFASLIEPLFFGRKIIGYEVVFGLITILGLGFIINVEVDYLAGMIYALISIILGVLFTIFNGKLIQNHDAALITFYEFVAGCFFISIYFLVQQKFTTDFFVLTQNDWVLLLLLSSICTAYAFAASVKVMERLTPYTVMLTTNLEPVYGIILAYFIIGDKEKMSFSFYIGALTILMMVFLNSIYKHRKTKKERSLN, via the coding sequence ATGCAAAGCGCTAATATAAAAAGTTATTTAATACTCCATTTAATCGTTTTTATTTGGGGGTTTACAGCAGTGTTAGGAGCGCTGATGACAATTGAAGCTAGTGTTATAGTTTGGTACAGAATGCTTTTGGCCTCAGGCTTTTTAGGGCTGTATATTTATTATAAAAAAATGACTTTTCGCATTCCATTTAACGTGTTTTTAAAGTTGACTTTTGTAGGCTTACTCATTGCACTCCATTGGATTTTATTCTTTCAGGCGATTCAGGTTTCAAATGTTTCTATTACACTTTCTATTTTTTCTCTTGGTGCTTTTTTTGCGTCTTTGATAGAACCACTCTTTTTTGGTCGAAAAATAATTGGGTATGAAGTGGTTTTTGGTTTAATAACAATTTTAGGATTAGGATTTATCATTAACGTTGAGGTTGATTATCTCGCTGGAATGATTTATGCTTTGATTTCGATAATCTTGGGAGTCTTATTTACCATTTTTAATGGGAAACTAATTCAAAATCATGATGCTGCTTTAATTACTTTTTATGAGTTTGTAGCGGGGTGTTTTTTTATCTCTATTTATTTTTTAGTTCAACAGAAGTTTACGACAGATTTTTTTGTTTTGACTCAAAATGATTGGGTATTGTTATTGCTATTATCTTCCATTTGTACAGCTTATGCTTTTGCGGCATCCGTAAAAGTAATGGAGAGACTAACTCCCTATACGGTCATGTTGACTACTAATTTGGAGCCTGTTTATGGAATTATATTGGCTTATTTTATTATTGGAGATAAGGAAAAAATGAGTTTTTCTTTTTATATAGGTGCGTTAACAATTCTGATGATGGTATTCTTAAATAGTATTTATAAACATAGGAAAACCAAAAAAGAGAGAAGTTTGAATTAG
- a CDS encoding dual specificity protein phosphatase family protein, translated as MTKNRKVIGFSVLAIILIFAAKYGYDMNINHNFETITDGKVYKSGVIPPDEIESYVKKYHIKSIVDLRFPGTADLVNNPEIPVELTAEQEAVAKLEGVNYFNNGSDQVPDQKNLDVFFKIMDNKDNYPVLIHCYHGTGRAEMYSAIYRIEYEKFTNEKARQGVRTLVKFSSFDDGKPKGEYLKAYKTREQLAREVRN; from the coding sequence ATGACGAAAAATAGAAAGGTAATTGGGTTTTCAGTTTTAGCAATCATTTTGATTTTTGCTGCGAAATATGGTTATGATATGAATATCAATCATAATTTTGAAACTATAACAGATGGAAAGGTTTATAAATCAGGAGTGATTCCACCAGATGAGATAGAAAGCTACGTAAAAAAATACCATATTAAATCAATAGTAGATTTGCGTTTTCCTGGTACAGCTGATTTAGTAAATAATCCAGAAATTCCAGTTGAGTTAACCGCTGAACAGGAAGCAGTGGCAAAGTTAGAGGGAGTTAATTATTTTAATAATGGTTCTGATCAAGTTCCTGATCAAAAAAATTTAGATGTTTTTTTTAAAATAATGGACAACAAGGATAATTATCCCGTATTGATTCATTGTTACCATGGGACAGGAAGAGCTGAAATGTATTCCGCTATTTACCGAATAGAATATGAAAAATTCACAAATGAAAAAGCCCGTCAGGGAGTAAGGACTTTGGTGAAGTTTAGTTCATTTGATGATGGGAAACCCAAAG
- the tgt gene encoding tRNA guanosine(34) transglycosylase Tgt produces the protein MKFDLLKKDPQSQARAGSITTDHGVIETPIFMPVGTVASVKGVHQRELREDINPDIILGNTYHLYLRPKTEILEKAGGLHKFMNWERPILTDSGGYQVYSLSSNRKIKEEGVKFKSHIDGSYHVFTPENVMEIQRTIGADIIMAFDECTPYPCDYHYARRSMNMTHRWLDRCITHLDKLPMKYGYNQHFFPIIQGSVYKDLREKSAEYIANTNQVGNAIGGLSVGEPAEEMYAMTEVVTAILPEDKPRYLMGVGTPINILENIALGIDMFDCVMPTRNARNGMLFTANGTINIKNKKWEDDFSVIDEMALTYVDTEYSKAYLRHLFAANEYLGKQIATIHNLGFYMWLVREARKHIIAGDFRTWKDMMVKNMSQRL, from the coding sequence ATGAAGTTTGATTTATTAAAGAAAGATCCGCAGTCTCAGGCTAGAGCAGGAAGTATTACCACTGATCATGGTGTGATTGAAACCCCAATTTTTATGCCCGTTGGTACGGTTGCTTCTGTCAAAGGAGTGCACCAGAGGGAATTAAGGGAAGATATTAATCCAGATATTATTTTGGGAAATACCTATCATTTGTACTTGCGTCCAAAGACAGAAATTCTTGAAAAAGCGGGTGGATTGCATAAATTCATGAACTGGGAGCGTCCTATTTTGACAGATTCTGGTGGGTATCAAGTGTATTCGCTTTCTTCAAACCGAAAAATTAAGGAAGAAGGAGTGAAGTTTAAATCACATATTGATGGTTCATACCATGTTTTTACACCGGAGAATGTAATGGAAATTCAGCGTACGATTGGAGCTGATATTATCATGGCTTTTGACGAATGTACGCCTTATCCTTGTGATTATCATTATGCACGTCGCTCGATGAATATGACCCACCGTTGGTTGGATCGTTGTATTACTCATTTGGATAAATTACCAATGAAATACGGCTATAATCAACATTTTTTCCCGATTATTCAAGGTAGTGTTTATAAAGATTTAAGAGAGAAATCGGCAGAATATATTGCGAATACCAATCAAGTTGGGAATGCGATTGGTGGATTGTCTGTTGGAGAACCAGCGGAGGAAATGTATGCGATGACGGAAGTGGTTACAGCTATTTTGCCCGAGGATAAGCCTCGTTATTTGATGGGTGTTGGAACTCCAATTAATATTTTGGAAAATATTGCACTCGGAATTGATATGTTTGACTGCGTGATGCCGACTCGAAACGCTAGAAACGGAATGTTGTTTACGGCTAACGGAACCATCAATATCAAAAATAAAAAGTGGGAAGATGACTTTTCGGTAATTGACGAAATGGCTCTTACTTATGTAGATACGGAATATTCTAAAGCCTATTTGCGCCATCTTTTTGCTGCCAATGAGTATCTAGGAAAGCAAATTGCTACGATTCACAACCTTGGTTTTTATATGTGGTTGGTTCGTGAGGCTAGAAAACACATCATTGCAGGTGACTTTAGAACTTGGAAGGATATGATGGTTAAGAATATGAGTCAGCGATTGTAA
- a CDS encoding LptF/LptG family permease encodes MLTILDKYILKRYLATFVTMLAMFVPIGIIVDVSEKINYMIENDVPFLKIAVYYYHFTIYFANALFPIFLFLSIIWFTSKLANNTEIIAILSSGISFTRFLRPYIIGASLVSVFVLIMGFFVVPVSSEGFNNFRYTYLRRGGQEAMRGNNTDVYRQINDHEFLYVNSFNSYSKTAFNFALEKFDKEKLVSKITASRIQWNPADSTYTMYDYTKRTVGEFGDKIEKVSEKKTVFSFDLEDLTPVVYIAETLTLDKLNSFIDKEKARGSSNVNVYMVVLYKKYSVPISAFILTIIAVSVSAMKRRGGMGMNLTIGIAIAFAFVFFDKVFGVIAEKTTFSPFIAVWFPNFVFGILALYLLRNAKR; translated from the coding sequence ATGCTAACAATACTAGATAAGTACATTTTAAAAAGATATTTGGCCACTTTTGTGACTATGTTGGCGATGTTTGTTCCCATTGGAATCATTGTCGATGTGTCGGAGAAGATCAATTACATGATTGAGAACGATGTTCCTTTTCTCAAAATTGCTGTTTATTACTATCATTTTACGATCTATTTTGCTAACGCATTGTTTCCTATATTTTTATTTTTATCGATTATTTGGTTTACTTCTAAGTTGGCGAATAATACGGAGATTATTGCAATATTGAGTTCCGGAATATCTTTTACTAGATTTTTAAGACCTTATATTATCGGAGCTTCTTTAGTGTCCGTTTTTGTATTGATTATGGGCTTTTTTGTGGTTCCAGTCTCTAGTGAAGGCTTCAATAATTTTAGATATACTTATTTAAGAAGAGGAGGGCAAGAAGCAATGCGTGGGAATAATACCGATGTGTACCGCCAGATAAATGATCATGAGTTTTTGTATGTTAATAGTTTTAATTCTTATTCAAAAACAGCCTTTAATTTTGCTTTAGAAAAATTTGATAAAGAAAAATTAGTTTCAAAAATTACTGCCAGCAGAATTCAATGGAATCCCGCTGATAGTACTTATACAATGTATGATTACACCAAAAGAACGGTTGGAGAATTCGGGGATAAAATAGAAAAAGTTTCCGAAAAGAAAACCGTATTCAGTTTTGATTTAGAAGATTTAACTCCTGTAGTATATATTGCTGAGACCTTGACTCTGGACAAGCTAAATAGTTTTATTGACAAAGAAAAAGCAAGAGGTTCCTCAAATGTAAATGTTTATATGGTTGTTTTGTATAAAAAATATAGTGTTCCTATATCAGCATTTATATTGACAATTATAGCTGTTTCAGTTTCAGCAATGAAAAGAAGAGGAGGTATGGGAATGAACTTGACCATAGGGATTGCTATTGCCTTTGCTTTTGTGTTTTTTGACAAAGTTTTTGGTGTTATTGCCGAAAAAACTACTTTTTCGCCATTTATAGCGGTTTGGTTTCCAAATTTTGTTTTTGGAATCTTGGCATTATATTTATTACGTAATGCAAAGCGCTAA
- a CDS encoding protein adenylyltransferase SelO, protein MKLNIQDTFNKELPADPIATNSIRQVEKACFSFVTPTKTANPKVLHVSPEMAENLGISIEDTQTEFFKNIVTGNEIIPNTHPYAMCYGGHQFGNWAGQLGDGRAINLTEVVHNNQRWAIQLKGAGKTPYSRTADGLAVLRSSVREYLCSEAMFHLGVPTTRALSLSLSGDQVLRDVLYNGNPAYEKGAIVSRVAPSFLRFGNYQIFASRQDHESLKTLVDYTIKHFYTNLGSPSKETYLQFFQEVSSRSLDMVLHWQRVGFVHGVMNTDNMSILGLTIDYGPYGWLEGYDYGWTPNTTDAQNKRYRYGKQPEMVLWNLYQLANALYPLIEEAAGLEAILENYRTQYDEKYLDMMRSKIGLFTEIEDDATLIQELEENLHLTETDMTIFFRNLSQFEKENPDNGSLIIQDAFYESLEQLPEIIQTWNNWFHRYSTRLAFEKETNVERAQKMNLVNPKYVLRNYMSQLAIDAADKEDYSLIDELFQLLKNPYMDQPESKKWFAKRPDWARNKVGCSMLSCSS, encoded by the coding sequence ATGAAACTCAACATTCAAGATACTTTCAACAAAGAACTACCCGCTGATCCTATTGCAACCAACAGCATCAGACAGGTAGAAAAGGCTTGTTTTTCTTTCGTTACTCCCACCAAAACAGCAAACCCAAAAGTACTTCATGTTTCTCCCGAAATGGCAGAGAATCTAGGAATTTCAATTGAAGACACTCAAACAGAATTTTTCAAAAACATAGTTACAGGAAACGAAATTATACCCAATACGCATCCCTATGCTATGTGTTACGGCGGTCACCAATTTGGTAATTGGGCAGGGCAACTCGGCGATGGCCGCGCCATCAACTTAACCGAAGTCGTTCATAACAACCAACGTTGGGCAATTCAACTCAAAGGCGCTGGAAAAACACCTTATTCTAGAACCGCAGACGGATTGGCTGTTTTAAGATCTTCAGTACGAGAATATTTATGTAGTGAGGCCATGTTTCATTTAGGAGTTCCTACAACTAGAGCATTATCATTATCATTATCTGGTGATCAAGTTTTGCGTGACGTATTGTACAACGGAAATCCTGCTTATGAAAAAGGTGCAATTGTAAGCCGCGTTGCCCCTAGTTTTTTGCGTTTTGGAAATTATCAAATTTTCGCTTCTCGCCAAGATCATGAATCGTTAAAGACATTAGTCGATTACACCATTAAACATTTTTATACCAACTTAGGATCTCCTTCCAAAGAAACTTATTTACAGTTCTTTCAAGAAGTTTCCAGTAGAAGTCTCGACATGGTTTTGCATTGGCAGCGTGTCGGTTTTGTACACGGCGTTATGAATACCGATAATATGTCGATACTAGGATTAACGATCGATTATGGTCCTTACGGTTGGCTGGAAGGCTATGATTATGGCTGGACACCCAATACAACTGACGCACAAAATAAACGCTACCGTTACGGCAAACAACCCGAAATGGTATTGTGGAATTTATACCAACTTGCCAACGCTTTGTATCCATTGATCGAAGAGGCTGCAGGATTGGAAGCTATATTAGAAAATTATAGAACGCAATATGACGAAAAGTATCTTGATATGATGCGTTCTAAAATCGGGTTGTTTACCGAAATCGAAGACGATGCAACACTAATACAAGAACTAGAAGAAAACCTACATTTGACAGAAACTGATATGACTATCTTTTTCAGAAATCTGAGTCAGTTTGAAAAAGAAAATCCAGACAATGGTTCCTTGATTATCCAAGACGCATTTTATGAATCATTGGAACAACTTCCAGAAATCATTCAAACTTGGAACAACTGGTTCCATAGATACAGTACTCGATTAGCATTCGAAAAAGAAACCAATGTGGAACGTGCTCAAAAAATGAATTTAGTAAATCCAAAATATGTTTTGCGAAACTATATGTCGCAACTCGCCATTGACGCAGCTGACAAAGAAGATTACAGTTTGATTGACGAATTGTTTCAACTTTTAAAAAATCCCTATATGGATCAACCCGAAAGTAAAAAATGGTTTGCTAAACGCCCTGACTGGGCACGTAATAAAGTAGGATGCTCTATGCTTTCATGCAGTTCTTAA